The following coding sequences lie in one Chlamydiota bacterium genomic window:
- a CDS encoding response regulator yields the protein MENEKPKIAMIDDDEDILEVTQAFLKRRGFEVFTALDGEKGLVLIRETKPDLILLDLMLPGIDGFEVCKQIKEDRNLWHVPIIYFTARGESSEKISGLKSGADDYVTKPFEPEELLARIWMILNRTYTVLDANPLTKLPGNNAIQKQIAYRLEKNEPFAIAHLDIDYFKSFNDEYGFERGDDAIRSLADLLSPIVKEKGNPTDFVGHIGGDDFVIISDPNHMDLLSKEIIHQFDILSPHFYNREDRERGCIVIKDRQGILREFPLMSLSIAVVTNEKRKLTHIGEVNAIAAELKKYVKTLHGSNCVKDRRGSEPIGSNHHALLNPSRELEKMAHAIHEKKINLFFQPIVDVETNVPQGHETLLRSMQAGSVLSQEELFNEAIDLRMERELGRILFEKIQIFTYGMNQNSWILVGLHPRIFLNLLEDPEKPFENMKMNLHRLIYQLRSGDLIRNDTFTKEMIEKIKEQGSQISISLSYGGPLPLTLLSEFKPAFLYLDPSFAAKIAADVTQQTLIKMLVDMNRTLGSQLIVSGVTTTDQKELLKGLGVQWMSGKIFV from the coding sequence GTGGAAAACGAAAAGCCTAAAATTGCTATGATTGATGACGATGAAGACATTCTTGAAGTGACCCAGGCATTTCTAAAGAGACGGGGCTTTGAGGTTTTCACCGCTTTAGACGGAGAGAAAGGACTTGTTCTCATCCGAGAGACAAAGCCGGATCTCATTCTATTAGACCTCATGCTCCCCGGAATCGACGGTTTTGAAGTCTGTAAGCAAATCAAAGAGGACCGGAATTTATGGCATGTCCCTATTATCTATTTTACCGCACGTGGAGAATCCTCAGAAAAAATCTCTGGCCTTAAAAGCGGGGCGGACGATTACGTGACGAAACCGTTTGAGCCTGAAGAATTGCTGGCTCGCATCTGGATGATTCTCAATCGGACTTATACTGTTTTAGATGCCAATCCACTCACTAAACTCCCTGGCAACAATGCCATTCAAAAACAGATTGCATACCGTCTTGAAAAAAATGAGCCCTTTGCCATTGCTCACTTAGACATCGATTATTTTAAATCTTTTAATGATGAATATGGGTTTGAACGGGGGGATGATGCGATTCGCAGCCTCGCCGATCTTCTCTCCCCTATTGTGAAAGAGAAAGGAAATCCAACTGATTTTGTCGGCCATATCGGGGGGGATGATTTTGTGATCATCAGTGATCCCAACCATATGGACCTTCTTTCAAAAGAAATCATTCATCAATTTGACATTCTTTCTCCACACTTTTATAATCGAGAGGATCGAGAAAGAGGATGCATTGTGATCAAAGATCGTCAAGGCATCTTGAGAGAGTTTCCACTGATGTCGCTTTCGATTGCGGTGGTCACCAATGAAAAAAGGAAACTGACCCATATTGGGGAAGTGAATGCGATTGCAGCAGAGCTTAAAAAATATGTCAAAACACTCCATGGATCTAACTGCGTTAAAGACCGCAGAGGTTCAGAGCCTATTGGATCCAATCACCACGCCCTTCTCAACCCTTCCAGAGAACTTGAAAAAATGGCACACGCCATTCATGAAAAAAAGATTAATCTTTTTTTTCAACCCATTGTCGACGTTGAAACCAATGTTCCTCAGGGGCATGAAACCCTGCTCAGAAGCATGCAAGCCGGTAGTGTCCTTTCTCAAGAAGAGCTCTTCAATGAAGCCATCGACCTTCGAATGGAACGGGAGTTGGGAAGAATTTTATTTGAAAAAATTCAAATTTTTACTTATGGCATGAATCAAAACTCGTGGATTCTCGTTGGACTTCATCCCAGAATTTTTCTTAATCTATTGGAAGATCCTGAAAAACCTTTTGAAAATATGAAGATGAATCTGCATCGCCTCATTTATCAGCTTCGATCGGGAGACTTAATCCGCAATGATACCTTTACCAAAGAAATGATCGAAAAAATTAAAGAGCAAGGATCTCAAATTTCTATCTCTCTATCCTATGGAGGTCCTCTTCCTCTAACCCTCCTGTCCGAGTTTAAACCCGCTTTCCTCTATCTGGATCCCTCCTTTGCCGCCAAAATTGCAGCCGATGTCACTCAGCAAACACTTATTAAAATGCTTGTGGATATGAACCGTACATTGGGAAGTCAATTGATTGTATCTGGGGTTACAACAACAGATCAAAAGGAACTGCTCAAAGGTTTAGGCGTTCAATGGATGTCAGGGAAAATTTTTGTTTAA
- a CDS encoding class I SAM-dependent rRNA methyltransferase, which produces MKTVTLYSKGIDRVLRGHPWIYRSQIKGMSPGIQPGDAVFVISDRKKKIGTGFINPKSEITLRLLTHHEESIDLPFFKKRIEDAISWRKRHIEGTNAIRWINSESDQLPGLILDEYAGHFVLQISTLALELQKPLLIQLIKDLFSPKSLYERNDFPSRQWEGLPLLQGTLQGETPPLVEIEENKIRFWVNISQGHKTGFYLDQRENRKALRGYTKGKEVLDCFSYTGGFAVASLVQEAKSVLAFEISEEALALGQENAKLNGVQDRWQGQLGNAFDLLKSSSLEDKKFDLIILDPPSFTKSKAHLERALRGYKEINLRALKMLREGGILVSACCSHHVDEKTFQQTILNAAQDAHRMLYQINQGTQAIDHPIVLSIPETKYLKCFFFEVFSSS; this is translated from the coding sequence ATGAAAACAGTCACCCTTTATTCTAAAGGGATCGATCGGGTTTTAAGAGGGCATCCCTGGATTTATCGATCTCAAATCAAAGGCATGAGTCCAGGGATTCAGCCCGGCGATGCCGTTTTTGTGATTTCTGACCGAAAGAAAAAAATTGGTACAGGCTTTATTAATCCAAAATCTGAAATTACCCTACGCCTTTTGACCCATCATGAAGAATCCATCGATCTCCCTTTCTTTAAGAAAAGAATTGAAGATGCCATTTCTTGGCGTAAGCGCCATATCGAAGGAACAAACGCGATCCGATGGATCAACAGTGAATCGGACCAGCTTCCTGGTTTAATTTTGGACGAATACGCTGGACATTTTGTGCTTCAAATTTCGACACTCGCATTGGAACTCCAAAAACCTCTCCTTATTCAATTAATTAAAGATTTATTTTCCCCAAAATCACTTTATGAACGAAATGACTTTCCTTCGCGTCAATGGGAAGGGCTTCCCCTCCTGCAAGGAACTCTTCAAGGAGAAACGCCCCCCCTCGTCGAAATAGAGGAAAACAAAATTCGATTTTGGGTGAATATTTCCCAAGGGCACAAAACGGGCTTTTATCTCGATCAAAGGGAAAACCGAAAAGCCTTAAGGGGGTATACAAAGGGTAAGGAGGTATTAGATTGCTTTTCTTATACAGGAGGTTTTGCTGTGGCGAGCCTCGTTCAGGAAGCCAAAAGTGTTCTGGCCTTCGAAATATCCGAGGAGGCCCTCGCCCTTGGACAAGAAAATGCTAAATTAAATGGAGTTCAAGATCGATGGCAGGGACAACTTGGAAATGCCTTTGATCTTTTGAAATCTTCTTCCTTAGAGGATAAAAAATTTGATCTCATTATTTTGGATCCCCCTTCTTTCACAAAAAGCAAAGCCCATCTCGAGCGAGCCCTGAGAGGTTATAAAGAAATTAATCTCAGAGCCCTTAAAATGCTTCGAGAGGGAGGGATTTTGGTGAGCGCCTGTTGTTCCCACCATGTGGACGAAAAAACATTTCAACAAACTATTTTGAATGCAGCTCAAGATGCTCACCGAATGTTGTATCAAATAAATCAAGGGACCCAAGCAATCGATCATCCGATTGTTTTATCTATTCCAGAAACCAAATACCTGAAATGCTTTTTCTTTGAAGTTTTTTCATCCTCTTGA
- a CDS encoding GatB/YqeY domain-containing protein: MSEDVLFTKIKTDIQSSIKSGDKIKLETFRMILAEIEKEQIDRQRPLKDEEVLAILRRGMKTRSESVTQFEKGNRVDLAQKEKDQIEVLKTYLPQPLTGEALKSIVLEAIATLKATSKKEMGLVMKTVMGKYGSQIDGKEVQTLVSQILM, encoded by the coding sequence ATGTCAGAGGATGTTTTATTTACGAAGATTAAAACCGATATTCAATCTTCTATAAAGTCGGGGGATAAGATAAAGCTGGAGACCTTTCGCATGATTCTGGCCGAAATAGAGAAGGAGCAAATTGATCGTCAACGTCCTCTAAAAGATGAAGAGGTTCTTGCTATTTTAAGGCGAGGAATGAAGACGCGAAGCGAATCTGTGACTCAATTTGAAAAAGGGAATCGAGTGGATCTTGCTCAAAAAGAAAAGGATCAAATAGAAGTTCTTAAAACCTATCTTCCCCAGCCATTGACCGGCGAGGCTTTAAAGTCAATCGTTCTAGAGGCGATTGCCACTTTAAAAGCGACTTCGAAGAAGGAAATGGGGCTTGTGATGAAAACCGTTATGGGAAAATACGGCTCTCAAATCGATGGTAAGGAAGTTCAGACCTTAGTTTCACAGATTTTGATGTGA
- a CDS encoding ornithine cyclodeaminase family protein (catalyzes the interconversion of alanine and pyruvate), with amino-acid sequence MKTLLLTSQDLTKLMDEDDAFQVMQEVFRSQGEGRVQMPPKIYLDLKKYEGDFRAMPAYVETPEACGLKWVNSHPNNILKGLFPAVMGILILSDPQTGFPLSILDGTLITRLRTGASGSLASFYLAKPDSKVLALVGCGVQAQAQFQAHLKHFQFLEVRVWAPEEHFTNSFKAKMASFHSNIIPCQRLEDCVQSADILCTTTPSRTPLIRKDWLKRGVHINAMGADAPGKQELETNILKEAFFVVDEIEQSLHGGEANVPFREGILAQGDIDGTLGEIVCGKKWRQNQDEITVFDSTGLAIQDVSLGFRAYQKALKRKMGQWIEFF; translated from the coding sequence ATGAAAACACTCCTTCTTACCTCTCAGGATTTAACGAAGCTCATGGATGAGGATGATGCCTTCCAAGTGATGCAAGAGGTTTTTCGCTCCCAAGGAGAAGGAAGGGTCCAAATGCCCCCGAAAATTTATTTGGATCTTAAAAAGTATGAAGGGGATTTTAGGGCTATGCCGGCTTATGTTGAAACCCCGGAAGCCTGCGGTCTCAAATGGGTGAATTCTCATCCAAATAATATTTTGAAAGGTCTCTTTCCAGCCGTGATGGGAATTTTGATTTTGAGTGATCCTCAAACAGGATTTCCATTATCCATTTTAGATGGAACTTTGATCACGCGTTTAAGAACAGGGGCTTCTGGGTCTCTAGCTTCTTTCTATTTGGCTAAGCCTGATTCTAAGGTGTTGGCTCTGGTGGGGTGCGGGGTTCAAGCCCAAGCTCAGTTTCAAGCTCATCTGAAACATTTTCAATTTTTGGAGGTTCGGGTTTGGGCTCCTGAAGAGCATTTTACAAATTCTTTCAAAGCAAAAATGGCTTCTTTTCATTCGAATATCATTCCTTGTCAAAGACTAGAAGATTGCGTTCAATCTGCAGACATCCTTTGTACAACGACTCCTTCTCGAACGCCTTTGATTAGGAAAGATTGGCTTAAGAGAGGAGTGCATATCAATGCGATGGGAGCCGATGCTCCGGGTAAACAAGAATTAGAAACGAATATTCTGAAAGAAGCTTTTTTCGTCGTTGATGAAATTGAGCAATCCCTTCATGGGGGAGAAGCCAATGTTCCCTTTCGAGAAGGGATTCTTGCTCAAGGGGATATTGATGGAACGTTAGGAGAAATCGTTTGTGGGAAAAAATGGCGTCAAAATCAAGACGAAATCACCGTTTTTGATTCAACCGGTTTGGCCATTCAGGATGTATCTTTAGGTTTTCGGGCTTATCAAAAAGCGTTAAAGCGAAAAATGGGACAGTGGATTGAGTTTTTTTAG